From the Neorhodopirellula lusitana genome, one window contains:
- a CDS encoding DUF1559 domain-containing protein gives MKKTVVESGSHSRSGFTLVELLVVIAIIGVLVGLLLPAVQAAREAARRMSCSNNFKQIGLAIHNYHAAFAQLPTQGVGTNNANGNDWRWNHGTANARRMTVLVGILPFVEQQAMWEKISNPLVERTDGSTTTTPGTLAQPWVAFGPTPQNIDYVPWATDMPAYRCPSDPGIGLPSLGRTNYGACLGDSSSNIMHGPWNDKRTAKGRATNSRIEHRGFFIPFDKTKFRDCLDGLSNTIAMGELATYLGDGDIRTSTPESGPAASVIRGNPSVCLDNNLIDPARPSFWKTVSTEGLSLRGYRWADAQPVFNATLTILGPNRELCGPNNAKASAANCTFSSYHQGGVHALMGDGAVRFITDSIEAGNDHAAGAYNGSALQVGAASPYGLWGALGTRANRETIEDF, from the coding sequence ATGAAAAAGACAGTCGTTGAAAGTGGTAGTCACTCGAGAAGCGGTTTTACTCTTGTTGAGTTGCTGGTGGTGATTGCCATCATCGGTGTACTTGTGGGCCTGCTATTGCCGGCCGTCCAGGCGGCTCGGGAAGCCGCCCGTCGGATGAGTTGCAGTAACAACTTCAAGCAAATCGGCTTGGCAATTCACAACTATCACGCCGCCTTTGCTCAGTTGCCCACACAGGGCGTGGGCACCAACAATGCCAACGGCAACGACTGGCGTTGGAACCATGGGACTGCGAATGCACGCCGTATGACGGTCCTTGTCGGCATTCTGCCTTTCGTAGAACAGCAAGCAATGTGGGAGAAGATTTCGAATCCTCTCGTCGAACGAACCGATGGAAGCACCACCACGACGCCAGGCACGCTCGCACAACCTTGGGTCGCTTTTGGGCCCACACCTCAGAACATCGACTACGTTCCTTGGGCGACTGACATGCCTGCTTATCGCTGCCCTAGCGATCCCGGAATTGGTCTGCCTTCTCTTGGGCGTACCAACTACGGAGCCTGCCTTGGCGATTCATCGTCAAACATCATGCACGGCCCTTGGAATGACAAACGCACCGCAAAAGGGCGAGCGACTAATTCGCGCATCGAGCACCGTGGCTTCTTCATCCCATTCGACAAGACCAAGTTCCGTGACTGCCTTGACGGACTGTCCAACACGATTGCGATGGGCGAACTGGCGACCTATCTAGGTGATGGCGATATTCGCACCAGCACGCCCGAGAGTGGCCCTGCCGCTTCGGTGATCCGTGGGAATCCTTCGGTTTGCTTGGACAACAACTTGATCGATCCTGCACGGCCAAGCTTCTGGAAGACCGTTTCGACTGAAGGGCTGTCCTTACGAGGTTATCGCTGGGCAGATGCTCAGCCTGTGTTCAATGCAACGCTTACCATTCTGGGTCCCAACCGGGAACTTTGTGGGCCGAACAACGCCAAGGCAAGTGCCGCTAACTGTACTTTTTCCAGTTACCACCAAGGCGGTGTGCACGCGTTGATGGGTGACGGTGCGGTTCGTTTCATCACCGATTCGATCGAGGCCGGAAACGATCATGCCGCAGGTGCCTACAACGGAAGTGCATTGCAAGTGGGGGCCGCGAGTCCCTATGGATTATGGGGAGCATTGGGGACTCGTGCGAATCGCGAGACGATCGAGGACTTTTAG
- a CDS encoding glycoside hydrolase family 117 protein translates to MQSRILYALVATCLFTGPALLTSPAMSQDSPQPTPEQIDFLGITTPDKLSAASKRALKWPDIGNEWFVEFQTHNLKGDFAFEKGVCRRDPSAVIKEGDTYYCWYSRSTGKTQGFGGDIDNDKVFPWDRCDIYYATSTDRITWKEQGLAVPRGEPGAYDDRSVFTTEIMKHDGMYYLCYQTVKSPYTVRVKNQVGLAWSNSPDGPWTKSEEPILSPADNGVWEGTEQNRFKVKKKGDFDSHKVHDPCIIPFNGKFYLYYKGEQMGEAITFGGRQIRHGVAIADNPKGPYVKSPYNPISNSGHEVCVWPYNGGIASLITTDGPEKNTIQWAPDGINFEIMSVIKDAPHAIGLNRTADNEAEPTETLRWGLTHQYATWDYQVIRGFTSHRVKRHVAKGAKGDD, encoded by the coding sequence ATGCAATCCAGAATCCTGTACGCACTTGTTGCCACCTGTCTCTTTACCGGCCCAGCTCTCCTTACCAGCCCAGCCATGTCTCAAGATTCACCGCAGCCCACTCCGGAACAAATTGACTTCCTGGGCATCACGACTCCCGACAAACTTAGCGCCGCATCCAAGCGAGCGTTGAAGTGGCCGGACATTGGCAACGAGTGGTTCGTCGAATTCCAAACCCACAACCTGAAAGGTGATTTCGCATTCGAAAAGGGCGTTTGCCGTCGCGACCCAAGTGCCGTCATCAAGGAAGGCGACACGTATTATTGCTGGTACTCACGCAGTACCGGCAAGACCCAAGGCTTTGGCGGCGACATCGACAACGACAAAGTCTTTCCTTGGGATCGCTGCGATATCTATTACGCCACCTCAACGGATCGCATCACCTGGAAAGAACAGGGACTCGCCGTGCCGCGTGGCGAACCCGGTGCTTACGACGATCGATCTGTCTTCACGACCGAAATCATGAAGCACGACGGCATGTACTACTTGTGCTACCAAACCGTCAAATCACCGTACACCGTCCGAGTCAAAAACCAAGTCGGACTGGCCTGGTCGAACTCACCCGATGGACCTTGGACCAAGAGCGAAGAGCCGATCTTGAGTCCCGCTGACAACGGCGTCTGGGAAGGCACCGAACAGAACCGCTTCAAGGTCAAAAAGAAGGGCGACTTCGACAGCCACAAAGTGCACGACCCTTGCATCATTCCGTTCAACGGAAAGTTCTATCTGTATTACAAGGGCGAGCAAATGGGCGAAGCAATCACGTTCGGTGGTCGCCAAATCCGCCACGGTGTCGCGATCGCCGACAACCCCAAAGGCCCGTATGTCAAAAGCCCTTACAATCCGATCAGCAACAGCGGCCACGAGGTTTGCGTGTGGCCGTACAACGGCGGCATCGCTTCACTGATCACCACCGACGGTCCTGAAAAGAACACGATCCAGTGGGCACCCGATGGGATCAACTTTGAAATCATGTCGGTCATTAAAGACGCTCCCCACGCAATCGGCCTGAACCGCACCGCCGATAATGAAGCGGAGCCAACCGAAACGCTTCGCTGGGGCCTCACCCATCAGTACGCGACATGGGACTATCAAGTCATCCGCGGCTTCACGTCCCACCGAGTCAAACGGCATGTCGCCAAGGGAGCCAAAGGCGACGACTAA
- a CDS encoding kappa-carrageenase — protein sequence MFKTKMLAFTAIVLGLIAPTLLPIPHACAQPGTMPQPLQKQQDTAKQDNTKSWELVDDFSDEFNSPNINRDKWFTEMRPWGDRAWTHDNLSQREGSLFIKASYEPHVQKGKRYFYKLGIVQSNKKTTYGYFEARIKGCSRFPGLCPAFWLYSNGDDLNPAYPKVTYSEIDIVEMQQDLWSPITRRNSGIKHIDCNLHTRIINDAGQEVWVRPNDRPDLCQHEWIPPWDPRDDYHVYACENTPEKITWYIDGEKVAEETNLYWHLPMNVTLTLELRPPLIAWAGVDGREPVPSASTADGFPTEMAVDYVRVWNRVNN from the coding sequence ATGTTCAAGACAAAGATGCTCGCGTTCACCGCCATCGTGCTGGGGCTGATTGCGCCAACTCTGCTTCCAATCCCGCATGCCTGCGCTCAACCAGGCACCATGCCGCAGCCGCTGCAAAAGCAACAGGACACCGCGAAACAAGACAACACGAAGTCGTGGGAATTGGTCGACGATTTTTCCGATGAATTCAATTCGCCCAACATCAACCGTGACAAGTGGTTCACCGAAATGCGACCTTGGGGCGACCGCGCTTGGACGCACGACAACCTATCCCAACGCGAAGGTTCGTTGTTCATTAAAGCCAGCTACGAACCCCACGTACAAAAAGGCAAGCGGTACTTCTACAAACTCGGCATCGTGCAGTCCAACAAGAAAACCACGTACGGATATTTCGAAGCGCGTATCAAAGGCTGCAGTCGCTTCCCTGGTCTGTGCCCTGCGTTCTGGCTGTATAGCAACGGCGATGACTTGAACCCCGCCTACCCCAAGGTCACCTACAGCGAAATCGATATCGTCGAGATGCAACAAGACCTGTGGAGCCCGATCACTCGAAGGAACAGCGGCATCAAACACATCGACTGCAACCTGCACACCCGCATCATCAACGACGCCGGCCAAGAAGTTTGGGTTCGCCCTAATGATCGCCCCGACCTTTGCCAACACGAGTGGATTCCGCCTTGGGATCCCCGCGACGACTACCATGTTTACGCCTGCGAAAACACTCCCGAGAAAATCACCTGGTACATCGATGGTGAGAAAGTCGCCGAGGAAACCAACCTCTATTGGCACTTACCAATGAACGTCACCCTGACACTCGAACTTCGCCCGCCGCTGATCGCTTGGGCCGGAGTCGATGGCCGTGAACCCGTTCCCAGTGCATCGACCGCTGATGGATTCCCCACCGAAATGGCGGTGGACTACGTGCGAGTTTGGAACCGGGTAAACAACTAA
- a CDS encoding sugar kinase, whose amino-acid sequence MSSTLSIKPAADCQFDLMSLGEVMVRLDPGETRIRTAREFRVWEGGGEYNVARGLRRCFGMRTGLVSAFADNEIGRLAEDLILQGGVDMSFVQWMPYDGLGRTIRNGLNFTERGFGIRGAVGCPDRGLTAASQLKPGDVDWEHLFGKLGVRWFHTGGIYAALSDSTPDVVIEAVQCARKHGTIVSYDLNYRPSLWKGIGGHEKAQAVNREIAKSVDVMIGNEEDFTACLGLEVEGVDENLGNIDVANFKRMIERAVQEFPNFIATGTTLREVHSATVNDWSAITWYDGQFHESQSFPKLEIMDRVGGGDSFASGLIYGFLSTGDAAQAVNYGAAHGALAMTTPGDTTMVTVAEVEKVMAGGGARVIR is encoded by the coding sequence ATGTCGTCAACGCTTTCGATCAAACCCGCTGCGGATTGCCAGTTCGATTTGATGTCTCTGGGCGAGGTCATGGTGCGACTGGACCCCGGCGAAACGCGGATCCGGACCGCCCGCGAGTTCCGCGTGTGGGAAGGTGGCGGCGAGTACAACGTGGCCCGCGGACTTCGTCGCTGCTTTGGAATGCGCACCGGGCTCGTTAGCGCATTCGCTGACAATGAAATCGGACGACTTGCCGAAGACCTGATCCTTCAAGGCGGGGTCGACATGAGCTTCGTCCAATGGATGCCTTACGATGGCCTGGGACGCACGATCCGAAACGGCCTGAACTTCACCGAGCGTGGTTTTGGAATCCGCGGCGCGGTCGGTTGCCCCGATCGTGGCCTCACCGCCGCCAGCCAACTCAAGCCCGGCGACGTTGACTGGGAACATCTATTCGGCAAACTCGGCGTGCGTTGGTTCCACACCGGCGGCATCTATGCCGCCCTCAGCGACTCAACGCCGGACGTGGTGATCGAAGCGGTTCAGTGCGCACGCAAACACGGCACCATTGTTAGCTACGACCTGAACTATCGCCCCTCGCTGTGGAAGGGAATCGGTGGCCACGAAAAAGCTCAAGCGGTCAATCGCGAAATCGCCAAATCCGTCGACGTCATGATCGGCAACGAAGAAGACTTCACGGCCTGCTTGGGACTGGAAGTGGAAGGCGTTGACGAAAACCTAGGCAACATTGATGTCGCCAACTTCAAACGCATGATCGAACGCGCGGTCCAAGAATTCCCGAACTTCATCGCCACCGGAACCACGCTCCGCGAAGTGCATTCCGCGACCGTCAACGACTGGAGTGCCATCACATGGTATGACGGCCAATTCCACGAATCTCAGTCTTTTCCGAAACTGGAAATCATGGACCGCGTCGGCGGTGGCGACAGCTTCGCCAGTGGCCTGATCTACGGCTTCCTATCAACCGGCGACGCTGCCCAAGCGGTGAACTACGGAGCCGCCCACGGCGCTCTCGCCATGACCACACCGGGCGACACCACCATGGTCACGGTCGCCGAGGTCGAAAAGGTCATGGCCGGCGGCGGAGCCCGTGTGATTCGCTAA
- a CDS encoding bifunctional 4-hydroxy-2-oxoglutarate aldolase/2-dehydro-3-deoxy-phosphogluconate aldolase: protein MTFDQLAALKIVPVVAISTVNHASPLADALEAGGLPVAEITLRTDAGLKAIEALAARGNFAVGAGTVHSVKQAQQVADAGATFVVSPGFNPKTVQWCLDHDMPVYPGVSSPTDLEMALEFGLQVVKFFPAEQIGGVPMLKALQGPYADMRFIPTGGISIANLNDYLALPSVVACGGSWMVKSDLINQGRFDEVQRLTAEAVSLSQQSR, encoded by the coding sequence TTGACCTTTGACCAGCTTGCGGCCCTAAAAATCGTTCCAGTGGTGGCGATTAGCACCGTTAATCACGCCTCGCCCCTTGCCGACGCCCTTGAAGCAGGCGGTTTGCCCGTCGCTGAAATCACGCTTCGGACCGACGCCGGGCTGAAAGCCATCGAAGCACTCGCCGCGCGGGGGAACTTCGCCGTAGGTGCGGGCACCGTGCACAGCGTCAAACAGGCCCAACAAGTGGCCGACGCGGGCGCGACTTTCGTCGTTTCACCCGGATTCAACCCTAAAACGGTTCAGTGGTGCCTGGATCACGACATGCCGGTGTACCCCGGCGTGTCCAGCCCCACCGACCTGGAAATGGCACTGGAGTTTGGACTGCAGGTCGTCAAGTTCTTCCCCGCCGAACAAATCGGAGGCGTCCCGATGCTCAAGGCGCTGCAAGGGCCCTACGCCGACATGCGTTTCATCCCCACCGGCGGAATTAGCATCGCGAACCTCAACGACTATCTGGCGTTGCCATCGGTCGTCGCCTGTGGCGGTAGCTGGATGGTCAAATCAGACCTGATCAACCAAGGACGGTTCGACGAAGTCCAACGCCTGACCGCCGAAGCGGTTAGCCTCAGTCAGCAGTCTCGATAG
- a CDS encoding GntR family transcriptional regulator, translated as MPTAPLTIREQITNRLRDDLVSGEFPAGATLRETELASKLGVSRGPIRDAFIQLSHEGFLTYQANRGVTVRDPPNPEDRGFITMVRQQIEGYVVEKGIAELDDVGIALVERALRRLKDACDSCEANRIAQCDIAFHEAILIACGGEDFVGAWRLLCSRMLLTYTRLENYEQSYQEHAKIFESLQTKKARATIAALKANIK; from the coding sequence ATGCCCACAGCACCACTAACCATACGCGAGCAAATCACCAATCGCCTTCGAGACGATCTTGTGTCGGGTGAATTCCCAGCCGGCGCGACCCTTCGAGAAACTGAGCTGGCATCCAAGTTAGGGGTCAGCCGTGGTCCAATCCGTGACGCTTTCATTCAGCTTTCCCATGAAGGTTTTTTGACGTACCAGGCGAATCGAGGGGTCACGGTTCGTGATCCGCCAAACCCAGAAGATCGTGGCTTCATCACGATGGTCCGGCAACAGATCGAAGGGTACGTCGTGGAGAAGGGGATCGCCGAGTTGGATGACGTCGGTATCGCGTTGGTCGAACGAGCATTGCGCCGGTTGAAGGACGCGTGTGATTCTTGCGAAGCGAATCGAATCGCGCAGTGTGATATCGCCTTTCACGAGGCCATCTTGATCGCATGTGGCGGTGAAGACTTCGTGGGAGCGTGGCGTTTGCTTTGTTCACGGATGCTGCTGACGTACACGCGTCTGGAAAACTACGAGCAAAGCTACCAAGAGCACGCCAAGATTTTTGAGTCGTTGCAAACGAAGAAGGCGCGAGCGACGATCGCTGCGCTGAAAGCCAACATTAAATAG
- a CDS encoding L-rhamnose/proton symporter RhaT: MFIGIAAAVVAGTMLGLYALPGKYTSDFEEENKWSLFFVLTMFVVPLVATFGLMKGVGDIYAGIDSSVLTTMVVASFLWGVGVMMWGKAIDHIGLSLGFSLFIGTVILVGSVLPLGIAISKGQPLPSTPALISILAGIAVVLLGVLSNGRAGLIREADEAAIQAAQGDTEDAATGPKQRSYGLGIFIAVFGGLLATGFNVAFTYGAGPLGEAVVANGNPGWMTAMAVMLPVFLSGGVVMTFYFLFQLSKKKAWGKFKTASFGKNFILIFVMAFFHYAASAMYAFAADSLGANGPVVVYAIFNTTCLVVAVISGILTGEWAKASGGAKRWLYTGLLCMVVGVLVLAVGQVLEQAPVESEVVSNVQLVLGC; encoded by the coding sequence ATGTTCATTGGTATCGCTGCGGCGGTTGTTGCGGGCACCATGCTTGGGCTGTACGCCCTGCCGGGTAAGTACACGTCCGATTTTGAGGAAGAGAACAAGTGGAGTTTGTTCTTTGTATTGACCATGTTTGTGGTCCCTTTGGTTGCAACCTTTGGATTGATGAAAGGTGTCGGCGACATCTATGCCGGTATTGATTCGAGTGTCTTGACGACGATGGTGGTGGCCAGCTTCTTGTGGGGAGTTGGCGTGATGATGTGGGGAAAGGCAATCGACCACATCGGTTTGTCGCTTGGCTTTTCACTTTTTATCGGAACCGTGATTCTGGTCGGCAGTGTTTTGCCATTGGGGATCGCGATTTCGAAGGGGCAACCGTTGCCGTCGACTCCGGCATTGATTTCTATTTTGGCGGGAATCGCGGTTGTCTTGTTAGGCGTGCTTTCCAACGGACGAGCCGGCTTAATTCGCGAGGCGGATGAAGCCGCAATCCAGGCTGCCCAAGGCGACACCGAAGACGCAGCGACTGGACCGAAGCAGCGTTCTTATGGACTGGGGATCTTTATCGCGGTCTTCGGCGGGTTGCTTGCGACCGGGTTCAATGTTGCTTTCACCTATGGAGCGGGACCGCTCGGGGAAGCGGTGGTTGCCAACGGCAATCCAGGATGGATGACAGCGATGGCAGTGATGTTGCCGGTGTTCTTGAGTGGTGGCGTCGTGATGACGTTTTACTTCTTGTTTCAACTGTCCAAGAAAAAAGCGTGGGGCAAATTCAAGACGGCGTCCTTCGGTAAGAACTTCATCTTGATCTTCGTGATGGCGTTCTTCCATTACGCCGCGTCGGCAATGTATGCGTTCGCCGCCGACAGTTTGGGAGCCAATGGCCCGGTTGTCGTATACGCGATCTTCAATACCACTTGCTTGGTGGTGGCGGTGATCAGTGGGATCTTGACTGGTGAATGGGCCAAAGCGTCCGGCGGTGCCAAGCGATGGCTCTACACCGGGTTGCTGTGCATGGTGGTTGGCGTATTGGTCCTGGCCGTTGGTCAGGTGTTGGAACAGGCTCCGGTTGAGTCGGAAGTGGTTTCGAACGTTCAACTCGTCTTGGGATGCTAA
- a CDS encoding aldose epimerase family protein — MKIQQETIGEFEGQAVQRFTLQNDNRVTMKVITYGGTVTSITTPDKHGKIDDIVCGFDTLEGYFADEYKTNSPYFGCLVGRYAARIKDGKFTVDGKTHQVATNDGPNHLHGGIKGFDKRVWNVEVTSEESDAVALILSLESEDGEESFPGHLKVTVEYRLTNDNEIRIHYQATTDKATPVSLTNHTYFNLNGFQDKVLDHVVQLESDRYLVPDETNVPVGEEQTVTGTAADFRQPKRIGDAFDELPLGFEHYYAFNKPVGTLGKVAEVTEPTSGRRLEVLSTEPGTLFYTGRYTSDNLRRESGAQFGQFRAFCIETSKYPNGPNLEAAPKSVLEPGETYDDTTVYKLSWA; from the coding sequence ATGAAGATTCAACAAGAGACAATCGGTGAGTTCGAAGGCCAAGCCGTCCAGCGGTTCACGTTGCAAAACGACAACCGTGTGACGATGAAAGTCATCACCTATGGCGGCACCGTGACCTCGATCACGACGCCAGACAAACACGGCAAGATCGATGACATTGTGTGTGGGTTCGATACGCTCGAAGGTTATTTCGCCGACGAGTACAAAACGAATTCGCCATACTTCGGTTGCCTAGTCGGTCGTTATGCGGCCCGGATTAAAGACGGGAAATTCACTGTCGATGGCAAGACGCATCAAGTTGCGACCAATGATGGCCCCAACCACCTTCATGGTGGTATCAAAGGTTTTGATAAGCGTGTTTGGAACGTGGAGGTCACGTCGGAAGAATCGGATGCGGTGGCCCTGATCTTGTCGTTGGAAAGCGAAGATGGTGAGGAGTCATTCCCCGGGCATTTGAAGGTGACCGTTGAATACCGTTTGACTAACGACAACGAGATCCGGATTCACTACCAGGCAACGACCGACAAGGCCACGCCGGTATCGCTGACCAATCACACGTATTTCAATCTGAATGGCTTCCAGGACAAGGTCCTCGACCATGTTGTACAGCTTGAGAGCGATCGGTATTTAGTTCCCGATGAAACCAACGTGCCGGTCGGGGAAGAACAAACCGTCACTGGGACCGCGGCGGACTTTCGCCAGCCCAAGCGGATTGGCGACGCGTTCGATGAATTGCCACTCGGCTTCGAGCATTACTACGCGTTCAACAAGCCGGTTGGAACACTGGGGAAAGTCGCTGAAGTGACCGAGCCGACCTCGGGGCGTCGGCTGGAAGTGCTTTCAACTGAACCGGGAACACTGTTCTATACCGGGCGTTACACGTCGGACAACCTTCGTCGCGAAAGCGGTGCTCAGTTCGGCCAGTTCCGAGCGTTTTGTATTGAAACCTCGAAGTACCCCAACGGGCCCAACCTCGAAGCGGCGCCGAAGAGCGTTTTGGAACCGGGCGAAACTTACGACGACACGACTGTCTATAAGCTCAGTTGGGCGTAA
- a CDS encoding zinc-dependent alcohol dehydrogenase produces MKSAQYKGNREVAVGTSEAIQPGPGEARLEVAFCGICGTDIHIFHGSMDQRVSKPQIIGHEASATVAEIGEGVTSVAVGDRVAVRPLCFGEPSNFDNGHAHVGKNLKFIGIDMPGGMQSSWTVPAYTLHALPESLSLQHGAMIEPAAVACHDVRLGEVVEGETCVVIGGGPIGLLIGLVAMQKGAKVILSEVNPSRLDLAKTLGFEVVDPTKQNLPEAVSKLTDGQMADCVFEVSGSAPGVEVMTELPNVRGRIVMVAIHPQPKPVNLFKFFWSEIKMIGARLYEQEDFDEAIQLASSGKLHLDKLITQVNPIDQVQETFEAIDANPDGIKYLIQCS; encoded by the coding sequence ATGAAATCAGCACAATACAAAGGCAATCGTGAAGTTGCCGTCGGTACCAGCGAAGCGATTCAACCCGGTCCCGGTGAAGCCCGTTTGGAAGTCGCGTTTTGTGGGATTTGCGGAACGGACATTCACATCTTTCACGGTTCGATGGATCAACGCGTTAGCAAGCCTCAAATCATTGGGCATGAGGCATCGGCTACGGTTGCTGAAATTGGTGAAGGCGTGACGTCGGTTGCGGTCGGCGATCGCGTGGCGGTTCGTCCGTTGTGTTTTGGTGAACCATCCAATTTTGACAATGGCCACGCTCACGTTGGCAAGAATTTGAAGTTCATCGGCATCGACATGCCCGGCGGTATGCAGTCATCATGGACGGTTCCGGCTTACACGCTGCATGCGTTGCCTGAATCGCTCAGCCTGCAACACGGCGCGATGATCGAGCCCGCTGCGGTCGCGTGTCACGATGTGCGCCTTGGTGAGGTTGTTGAGGGTGAAACGTGTGTGGTGATTGGTGGCGGTCCGATCGGTCTATTGATCGGCTTGGTTGCGATGCAAAAGGGCGCCAAGGTGATCCTGTCGGAAGTGAATCCTTCCCGATTGGACTTAGCCAAAACACTGGGCTTCGAAGTCGTAGACCCCACGAAACAAAATCTTCCCGAAGCGGTCAGTAAGCTGACCGACGGTCAGATGGCGGATTGTGTCTTTGAGGTTTCGGGATCCGCGCCAGGCGTGGAAGTCATGACCGAACTGCCTAACGTACGCGGTCGTATCGTGATGGTCGCGATTCACCCACAGCCCAAGCCAGTGAACCTGTTCAAGTTCTTTTGGTCGGAAATCAAGATGATCGGCGCGCGGCTTTACGAGCAAGAAGATTTCGACGAGGCAATTCAGTTGGCGAGTAGCGGCAAATTACACCTGGACAAGCTGATCACCCAAGTCAATCCGATCGACCAAGTGCAAGAAACATTCGAAGCCATCGATGCGAACCCGGATGGGATCAAGTACTTGATCCAGTGCAGCTAG
- a CDS encoding SDR family oxidoreductase, translating to MTTLQTFDLTGKTALVTGCKRGIGKAMAVGLAEAGADIIGVSATLETSGSDVEKAVTATGRTFTGYQCDFADREAVYAFIESVKAAHPQIDILVNNAGTILRKPAAEHPDDYWDKVMEVNLNTQFILSREFGKDMVARGSGKVIFTASLLTFQGGITVPGYAASKGGIGQLTMALANEWAGKGVNVNAIAPGYIATDNTEALRNDPVRTEQILARIPAGRWGEPDDFKGPIVFLASDAANYVHGTTLLVDGGWMGR from the coding sequence ATGACCACTCTGCAAACATTTGATCTTACTGGTAAGACCGCGCTCGTGACGGGCTGCAAACGCGGCATCGGCAAAGCGATGGCGGTCGGTTTGGCTGAAGCGGGTGCCGACATCATTGGCGTGTCCGCCACTTTGGAAACCAGTGGCAGTGACGTTGAAAAAGCAGTGACGGCGACCGGGCGAACGTTCACTGGTTATCAGTGTGATTTCGCTGATCGTGAAGCGGTTTATGCGTTCATTGAATCCGTGAAAGCGGCTCACCCACAAATCGACATCCTGGTCAATAACGCCGGAACGATCTTGCGTAAACCGGCGGCCGAGCATCCCGATGATTATTGGGACAAGGTGATGGAAGTGAACTTGAATACTCAGTTCATCTTGTCGCGTGAGTTTGGCAAAGACATGGTCGCGCGGGGCAGTGGGAAGGTCATCTTCACTGCATCGTTGCTGACATTCCAAGGTGGCATCACCGTGCCAGGCTATGCGGCCAGTAAGGGCGGCATTGGTCAATTGACGATGGCTTTGGCCAATGAGTGGGCGGGCAAGGGTGTCAATGTGAACGCGATCGCTCCGGGTTATATCGCGACGGATAACACCGAGGCGTTACGGAATGATCCCGTTCGTACGGAACAGATCTTGGCTCGGATCCCAGCGGGCCGCTGGGGCGAACCGGACGATTTCAAGGGTCCGATTGTGTTCTTGGCATCGGACGCCGCGAACTACGTTCACGGCACCACATTGTTGGTCGACGGAGGCTGGATGGGGCGATAG